The following proteins are co-located in the Deltaproteobacteria bacterium HGW-Deltaproteobacteria-2 genome:
- a CDS encoding FMN-binding glutamate synthase family protein, translated as MKPSTVKIKKMPSRFKHQVPKYKVTRSGACINCGTCAKSCPYGVHERQEGHNKMSVPIDYKCIGLECRNNDFYCVAKCPRQALSIALNPMYETLGDYRWTADMITGTWIMAETGYPPERKDLEYNTGNSGGGFDKLRLKFPDKPSKIDKLEISTEIPLNRRNDGRANVIISTPVYGGGMSFGSVSLPTMVSKAHNATIWNTFTCTGEGGYPELLQPYNDHVITQVATGLFGVREETIQRVKIVEFKYAQGAKPGLGGHLLGEKNTESVARMREAVKGTSLFSPFPFHSVYSIEDHKKHIDWIKQMNPNALVSVKVSTPNDVDMVAVGSYYAGAHIIHIDGGYGGTGAAPDIAKKNIAMPIEYAIMKVHNFLKEEGARDAMTLIASGGIRTAHDLAKAICLGADGAVIGTAEMVSLECVRCGNCESGRGCARGIASTDSELADLFNEEWATQRLTNMYHAWNVQLVEILQKFGMRSVRELVGRTDLLEHIDYSESH; from the coding sequence ATGAAACCATCAACTGTAAAAATTAAAAAAATGCCGTCGCGATTTAAGCATCAGGTGCCCAAGTATAAAGTTACTCGATCCGGCGCCTGCATCAATTGCGGAACCTGTGCCAAATCTTGCCCTTATGGAGTGCACGAAAGACAGGAAGGGCACAACAAGATGAGCGTGCCAATTGACTATAAATGCATCGGGCTGGAATGCAGGAACAATGATTTCTATTGCGTGGCGAAATGCCCGCGGCAGGCTTTGAGCATTGCCCTCAATCCCATGTATGAAACGCTCGGCGATTATCGCTGGACAGCAGATATGATCACCGGAACCTGGATAATGGCGGAAACAGGATACCCGCCGGAGCGAAAAGATCTGGAATATAATACCGGTAATTCCGGCGGCGGCTTCGACAAGCTTCGCCTCAAGTTTCCGGACAAGCCGTCGAAAATTGACAAGCTGGAAATATCAACGGAAATTCCCTTAAATCGCAGAAATGACGGTCGCGCTAATGTTATCATTTCTACTCCTGTCTACGGCGGAGGAATGTCCTTCGGATCGGTAAGTCTGCCGACAATGGTTTCCAAGGCACACAACGCGACAATATGGAATACATTTACCTGTACCGGCGAGGGAGGATACCCGGAGCTGCTTCAACCTTATAACGACCATGTGATCACTCAGGTGGCGACAGGTTTATTCGGGGTGCGCGAAGAAACAATCCAGCGGGTAAAAATAGTGGAATTTAAATACGCGCAGGGCGCCAAACCCGGCTTGGGCGGGCATCTGCTTGGTGAAAAAAATACGGAAAGCGTCGCCCGGATGCGGGAAGCGGTCAAAGGAACGTCCTTGTTTTCACCTTTTCCTTTTCATTCGGTGTATTCGATCGAAGATCACAAGAAACACATTGACTGGATCAAACAAATGAATCCCAACGCTCTGGTTTCTGTTAAGGTTTCGACTCCCAACGATGTGGATATGGTTGCGGTAGGGTCTTACTATGCCGGCGCTCATATCATTCATATCGACGGCGGATATGGCGGCACCGGCGCAGCGCCGGACATTGCCAAAAAGAATATCGCTATGCCCATAGAATATGCCATCATGAAGGTCCATAATTTTCTAAAGGAAGAAGGCGCGAGGGACGCAATGACACTTATTGCTTCCGGCGGCATAAGGACCGCTCATGATTTGGCCAAAGCCATTTGCCTGGGCGCGGATGGCGCGGTGATCGGTACGGCAGAAATGGTTTCGCTGGAATGTGTCCGTTGTGGAAATTGCGAATCCGGACGCGGCTGCGCCCGGGGCATTGCCTCAACGGATTCGGAGCTGGCTGATTTGTTTAACGAAGAATGGGCAACACAGCGTTTAACAAACATGTACCATGCCTGGAACGTCCAGCTTGTGGAAATATTACAGAAGTTCGGCATGAGAAGTGTCAGAGAGCTTGTCGGTCGTACGGATTTGCTGGAGCATATAGATTACAGTGAAAGTCATTAG
- a CDS encoding glutamate synthase — protein sequence MDNVEKITISRTEICSQVPPLSLNTEEEGGCGVTGFISSIPVTGKNIFEPSAQMHNRGNGKGGGIGAVGFVPEAMGVSRQVLRDDYMLHIALLDESVCTEIEDQYIKPYFKIDKSEKLATIDDHHSIGLDVRPPDVMRYFVRVKDNVLDKFISDNKFSSMDRRDAEDEFLYQNSFKINSHYYASLGEKKAFVMSHGRNMMILKIVGYAENVVKYYKLDDFKAHAWLAHQRYPTRGRVWHPGGCHPFSALNEALVHNGDFANYQAVSEYLKQRNYYPLFLTDTEEAALLWDLWSRVYKYPLEYLIEAMAPTSEMDFDMLPADKQALYKAIQTHHVGSSPDGPWFFIIARNDVRNDQFQLIGITDTAMLRPQVFALQEGEVQIGLICSEKQAIDATLISLTREDPRFGPIADKYWNARGGSYTDGGSFIFSLKDTAEGMKLICTDKFGKVIETPKGKATCDVAKKITAIENYKPVSDKIDSLFAENDYSAAADKVFTYVKDSIVSFNPDKLRFCIEAIKDHALKNDDSKHTAIRALTLLNDRRFNTGTIKRSSLQHILKIALDEIFDTTPSITKMSNSRFSRINFACRDQLRAPKNNEKFLIIDAEQFEPEGNDCDAVMIVKAFKLGWKHFIVYKYRGQRFTGCGFGPATKDVRIDIYGASGDYVASGIDGMEIYVHGNAQDQLCQIMKEGKLVVFGDVGQTFMYGAKGGSAYIMGNAAGRPLINAVGRPRVVINGTALDYLAESFMAGDPLNGGGFVILNGIGFDDEDGSIYEYDTPYPGSNIFSLASGGAIYVRDPHEKLVDEQLNGGEFVDITDADWNLIEPYLEENEKLFGITIERLLTIDGNKKTPQDVYRKIRPLKAAAVKKDDDGLEE from the coding sequence ATGGACAATGTGGAAAAAATAACTATATCACGCACTGAAATTTGCAGTCAGGTGCCGCCTTTGAGCTTGAATACCGAAGAAGAAGGGGGCTGCGGAGTAACGGGGTTTATCAGTTCTATTCCTGTAACGGGGAAGAACATCTTCGAGCCGTCAGCCCAGATGCACAACAGAGGCAACGGAAAAGGCGGTGGTATTGGAGCTGTCGGGTTTGTTCCCGAAGCAATGGGTGTATCTAGGCAGGTTTTGCGTGATGATTATATGCTGCACATCGCTCTTCTTGATGAAAGCGTTTGTACCGAAATCGAAGATCAATACATCAAGCCATACTTCAAAATTGATAAATCGGAAAAGCTTGCGACCATTGATGATCATCACAGTATCGGATTGGATGTCCGGCCGCCGGATGTTATGCGCTATTTTGTACGTGTGAAGGACAATGTACTCGATAAGTTCATTTCTGATAACAAATTTTCATCCATGGATCGACGTGATGCCGAAGATGAATTTCTCTATCAGAACAGCTTTAAGATCAACTCGCACTATTACGCATCACTTGGTGAAAAGAAGGCTTTTGTCATGTCGCATGGCAGGAACATGATGATCCTGAAAATCGTGGGATATGCGGAAAACGTGGTCAAATATTATAAATTGGATGACTTCAAAGCGCATGCGTGGCTGGCTCATCAGCGTTACCCTACTCGCGGACGTGTCTGGCATCCGGGTGGCTGCCATCCGTTTTCCGCGCTTAATGAGGCATTGGTGCATAATGGCGACTTTGCCAATTATCAGGCCGTGAGTGAGTATCTTAAACAGCGCAATTATTACCCGCTGTTTTTGACCGATACGGAAGAAGCGGCACTGCTTTGGGATTTGTGGAGCAGAGTCTATAAATATCCGCTGGAGTACCTGATTGAAGCCATGGCGCCGACTTCGGAAATGGACTTTGATATGTTGCCTGCCGATAAGCAGGCGTTGTATAAAGCCATTCAGACCCATCATGTAGGCTCTTCACCGGATGGGCCATGGTTTTTTATCATCGCGAGAAATGACGTCAGAAACGATCAGTTCCAACTGATCGGTATTACGGATACCGCTATGCTGCGCCCTCAGGTTTTTGCCCTGCAGGAAGGCGAAGTCCAGATTGGTCTGATTTGTTCGGAAAAACAAGCCATTGATGCGACTTTAATCTCACTTACGCGGGAAGATCCGCGCTTCGGGCCTATTGCCGACAAATACTGGAACGCCCGCGGCGGCAGCTATACAGATGGTGGCTCATTTATTTTCAGCCTGAAAGATACCGCAGAAGGCATGAAACTAATTTGTACCGACAAATTCGGAAAGGTCATTGAAACTCCAAAAGGAAAAGCCACCTGTGATGTAGCGAAAAAAATAACGGCTATAGAAAACTACAAGCCCGTATCAGATAAAATTGATTCTCTATTTGCCGAAAATGATTATTCAGCCGCTGCCGATAAAGTGTTTACATATGTGAAGGATAGCATTGTCAGCTTTAATCCTGATAAACTCAGATTCTGCATTGAGGCGATAAAAGATCATGCTCTGAAAAATGACGATTCCAAGCATACGGCTATCCGCGCGTTAACGCTTTTGAATGATCGTAGATTCAATACAGGAACGATAAAACGAAGTTCTTTGCAGCATATACTTAAAATAGCTCTGGATGAAATATTTGACACAACGCCTTCGATCACAAAAATGTCCAATTCTCGTTTCAGCCGGATTAATTTTGCCTGCCGCGACCAACTGCGCGCTCCGAAAAATAATGAGAAATTTCTGATTATTGATGCTGAACAGTTTGAACCGGAAGGCAACGATTGCGACGCCGTAATGATTGTTAAAGCTTTTAAACTCGGATGGAAACATTTCATTGTGTACAAATATCGCGGTCAGCGTTTTACCGGTTGCGGTTTCGGTCCGGCCACAAAAGATGTTAGGATTGATATTTACGGGGCGTCGGGTGACTATGTTGCCTCTGGCATTGACGGAATGGAAATTTATGTTCACGGCAACGCTCAGGATCAGCTCTGCCAGATTATGAAAGAAGGAAAACTCGTTGTGTTCGGCGATGTCGGACAGACCTTTATGTACGGAGCCAAAGGTGGCAGCGCTTATATCATGGGCAACGCGGCAGGCCGTCCTTTAATTAATGCCGTGGGCAGACCGCGGGTGGTTATTAACGGCACCGCGCTGGACTATCTTGCCGAATCCTTTATGGCTGGCGATCCACTCAACGGCGGAGGTTTTGTAATTCTCAACGGCATCGGTTTTGACGATGAAGACGGTTCAATTTATGAATACGACACACCCTATCCCGGTTCGAATATATTTTCTCTGGCTTCAGGCGGCGCGATTTATGTCCGTGATCCGCACGAAAAACTTGTTGATGAGCAGCTCAATGGAGGAGAATTTGTCGACATTACCGACGCGGATTGGAATCTGATAGAACCTTATCTGGAAGAGAATGAAAAACTTTTCGGCATTACCATCGAAAGGCTACTCACAATCGACGGCAATAAAAAGACTCCTCAGGACGTCTACCGAAAGATCAGACCTCTAAAAGCTGCAGCTGTCAAAAAAGATGATGATGGCCTGGAAGAATAA
- a CDS encoding phosphoenolpyruvate synthase, giving the protein MVNISSVSTGIPGLDKTLNYLQMGDNVVFQLENIEDYKIFVTPYVNKALEKGRRVVYMRFAKHPPLIDTTGKVTIYKLNADIGFESFSTQVHYIIRQEGRDVFYVFDCLSDLLLTWATDLMIGNFFVITCPYLFELNTVAYFSILRNRHSFKTIARIRETTQVLLDIYNHQGKLCIHPIKAWQRYSPTMFLPHMMEKDEFVPITNSADATNLFSFLNQASDSNVERNLDYWDRLFMQARDMLENPKDIKEKQKMVEQLSRVLIGREKRMLALIKEYFTLEDLLEIKDRLIGTGFIGGKSAGMLLARNILRKDSSVKWSEHLELHDSFYIGSDVFYSYMVQNGWWRALMSHKTKESYFESARELKDKMLKGVFPEEVRERFLLMLEYYGQSPIIVRSSSLLEDAFGNAFAGKYESYFCANQGTPEERYEHFEEAVRKIFASTMNVDALTYRLQRGLDQQDEQMALLVQRVSGSSRKHYFFPELAGVGLSYNPFVWRKGMNPKAGMLRLVFGLGTRAVNRMENDYPRIVALDEPLVKPYAKPEDAARFSQHCVDVLNLTENSFESLSVDEALNDNLDARLDIIGTRDIEASERMRDLGKQRDVWILTFDDLLVKTEFTELMSIMLKRLESIYNYPVDIEFTVNFNADEKMQINLLQCRPFQTKGLSSRVEIPEKIKKSKILLRQEGNFMGGSVHENIARIIYIDPKGYAKLPLSEKYNVARLVGKINKTINDRAEMPTILFGPGRWGTTTPAMGVPVTFSEINNIAAIAEIAYKEGSLIPDLSFGTHFFQDMVEMNIFYMAIYPGQEKVIFNTSVMEAMPNITRKLVPEDRQYENVVQVYDVKEKKLILLSDIVAQEMLCFFE; this is encoded by the coding sequence ATGGTTAACATATCCAGCGTCAGCACAGGCATTCCAGGATTGGATAAAACTCTTAATTACCTGCAAATGGGTGATAATGTTGTTTTTCAGCTCGAAAATATTGAAGATTACAAAATTTTTGTGACTCCATATGTAAATAAGGCGCTTGAAAAAGGACGGCGCGTTGTTTATATGCGTTTTGCTAAACACCCGCCACTTATAGATACCACCGGAAAAGTTACTATTTACAAACTTAACGCCGATATCGGATTTGAGTCTTTTTCCACGCAGGTTCATTACATCATCCGGCAGGAAGGACGGGATGTCTTTTATGTGTTTGATTGTTTATCAGATCTGCTTTTGACCTGGGCAACTGACCTGATGATCGGTAACTTCTTTGTTATTACATGCCCATATCTTTTTGAGTTGAACACTGTTGCCTATTTCTCCATCCTACGCAACCGGCATTCTTTTAAAACCATCGCCCGCATCAGAGAAACTACTCAGGTGCTGCTGGATATCTATAACCATCAGGGTAAACTTTGTATCCATCCTATCAAAGCATGGCAGCGCTATTCACCGACGATGTTTCTTCCGCACATGATGGAAAAAGACGAATTCGTCCCCATTACGAACAGCGCCGATGCCACAAACTTATTTTCCTTTCTTAATCAGGCCAGCGACTCTAACGTCGAAAGAAATCTGGATTACTGGGATCGCCTGTTCATGCAAGCCAGAGACATGCTGGAAAACCCGAAGGACATCAAAGAAAAACAGAAAATGGTGGAGCAGCTTTCCCGTGTATTGATCGGCAGAGAGAAAAGAATGCTGGCTCTGATCAAAGAATATTTTACACTGGAGGATCTTCTCGAAATTAAAGACAGGCTCATTGGAACAGGTTTCATCGGTGGTAAATCCGCCGGTATGCTTCTGGCACGCAACATTTTGCGAAAAGATTCTTCTGTTAAATGGTCTGAACATCTGGAGCTGCATGATTCGTTTTATATCGGATCGGATGTCTTTTATTCTTACATGGTACAAAACGGCTGGTGGCGGGCACTCATGTCTCATAAAACCAAAGAAAGCTATTTTGAGAGCGCTCGTGAATTAAAAGACAAAATGTTAAAAGGCGTTTTTCCTGAAGAAGTACGGGAAAGATTTTTATTAATGCTGGAATATTACGGACAATCACCGATTATCGTACGCTCTAGCTCTCTTCTGGAGGATGCGTTCGGCAATGCTTTTGCCGGAAAATATGAAAGCTATTTTTGCGCTAATCAGGGAACACCGGAAGAACGTTATGAGCATTTTGAAGAAGCAGTAAGAAAAATTTTCGCCAGTACAATGAATGTAGATGCTCTTACTTATCGTTTACAGAGGGGTCTTGATCAACAAGACGAACAGATGGCACTCTTGGTACAGCGCGTTTCCGGTTCTTCCCGTAAACATTATTTCTTTCCAGAATTGGCCGGTGTCGGTTTGTCTTATAATCCCTTTGTCTGGCGTAAAGGAATGAATCCCAAAGCAGGCATGCTCAGGCTTGTTTTCGGGCTCGGAACAAGGGCTGTAAACCGTATGGAAAATGATTATCCCCGCATTGTTGCCTTGGATGAACCTCTGGTTAAACCTTATGCTAAACCGGAAGATGCGGCGCGTTTTTCCCAGCACTGTGTTGATGTCTTAAACCTGACAGAAAATAGTTTTGAGTCATTATCTGTGGACGAAGCGCTCAACGATAATTTAGACGCACGACTGGACATCATTGGCACTCGCGATATTGAGGCCAGTGAAAGGATGAGGGATTTAGGAAAACAAAGGGATGTGTGGATACTAACTTTCGATGACCTGCTTGTGAAAACAGAATTTACGGAACTGATGTCCATAATGCTCAAGAGATTGGAATCAATCTATAATTATCCCGTGGATATCGAATTTACTGTGAACTTCAATGCGGATGAGAAAATGCAAATCAATCTCCTGCAATGCAGGCCTTTTCAGACAAAAGGCCTGTCCAGCCGTGTGGAAATTCCCGAAAAAATTAAAAAGAGTAAAATATTGCTGCGACAGGAAGGCAACTTTATGGGCGGCAGTGTTCACGAGAATATTGCACGAATTATTTATATTGATCCCAAGGGTTATGCAAAGCTTCCTCTTTCCGAAAAATACAACGTTGCCAGACTGGTAGGAAAGATCAATAAGACAATAAATGACAGGGCCGAGATGCCGACGATTTTATTCGGGCCAGGCCGATGGGGCACAACAACACCGGCCATGGGCGTACCGGTGACTTTTTCCGAAATCAACAACATCGCAGCCATTGCTGAAATAGCATACAAGGAAGGAAGCTTGATACCTGACCTCTCTTTCGGCACTCATTTCTTTCAGGACATGGTGGAAATGAACATCTTTTATATGGCCATTTATCCGGGACAGGAAAAAGTTATATTCAACACATCAGTTATGGAAGCCATGCCCAACATCACAAGAAAGCTTGTTCCGGAGGATCGCCAGTATGAGAATGTTGTTCAAGTCTATGATGTTAAAGAAAAGAAATTGATCTTGCTTTCCGATATTGTGGCACAGGAAATGCTCTGCTTCTTCGAATAA
- a CDS encoding sigma-54-dependent Fis family transcriptional regulator — MNKSTKKYFLENDHKLSIHSYEELAALHAIAKILAQPTDLRDELEQILHEMSARLGMQRGMISLFDHDKNEIWLDIAHDVNIEGLDVTYKPGEGITGEVAQTGRPMAVANLGHSAHFLDRTGARRNLNRSELAFLCVPIIYDDKVVGVLSADKVAQEVESLDKELAMLSAVAELTAKFVHIRALEEENKRLKKIVGSERPPSVDIIGHSKPMQEVFGLVAQVADSNTTVLITGETGTGKELIARAIHMNSSRRKGPMVQVNCAAIPDTLIESELFGHERGAFTGALQQRRGRFEEANGGTIFLDEVGELSAAAQVKLLRVLQEKRFQPLGSSRVVNVNVRIIAATNRDLEQDIIAERFRADLFYRLNVFPLYLPSLRERGSDIILLADHFILKYSKEMGKNVKRISTAAIEVFLSHKWPGNVRELENCIERAVLLSKTDTIDCAHLPPSLQVKEIKAEKKEHSKLSSVVEAQERSLIIDTLEATGGNQTKAAKMLGTTKRIIQYKINKLGIDPKFFRKKSKNNDDTE; from the coding sequence ATGAATAAAAGTACAAAAAAGTATTTTTTGGAGAACGATCACAAATTGAGTATTCATAGTTATGAAGAACTTGCCGCGCTGCACGCGATAGCTAAAATTTTAGCTCAGCCCACAGATTTGCGTGATGAATTGGAGCAGATTCTGCACGAGATGAGTGCGCGTCTTGGAATGCAGCGGGGAATGATATCCCTCTTTGACCACGATAAGAATGAAATTTGGCTGGATATTGCTCATGATGTAAATATAGAAGGGCTGGATGTAACATACAAGCCCGGAGAAGGGATTACCGGAGAAGTCGCTCAGACTGGACGTCCCATGGCCGTGGCTAATCTGGGACATTCCGCTCATTTTTTAGACCGTACCGGTGCCCGGCGTAACTTAAACAGGTCCGAACTGGCCTTTCTTTGTGTTCCCATTATTTATGATGACAAGGTTGTCGGCGTTTTATCCGCCGACAAGGTTGCGCAAGAAGTTGAAAGTCTGGATAAAGAACTGGCGATGCTTTCTGCTGTGGCGGAATTAACGGCCAAATTCGTGCACATCAGGGCCTTGGAAGAGGAAAACAAACGGCTGAAAAAAATTGTCGGCAGCGAGAGACCGCCTTCTGTAGATATTATCGGTCATTCCAAACCAATGCAGGAAGTTTTCGGTTTGGTTGCCCAGGTAGCCGATTCCAATACAACAGTTTTAATTACCGGTGAAACGGGAACAGGCAAGGAGTTAATCGCCAGAGCGATCCACATGAACTCTTCCCGGCGCAAAGGGCCAATGGTACAGGTTAATTGTGCGGCAATTCCCGATACTTTGATTGAAAGTGAGCTTTTCGGTCACGAAAGGGGGGCGTTTACCGGTGCGCTTCAGCAACGCCGAGGGCGTTTTGAAGAGGCCAATGGAGGAACAATTTTTCTGGATGAAGTAGGTGAGCTTTCCGCTGCCGCTCAGGTAAAACTTTTGCGCGTTTTGCAGGAAAAAAGATTTCAGCCACTGGGCTCTTCCAGGGTTGTCAACGTTAATGTACGAATTATCGCGGCAACCAACAGAGATTTGGAACAGGATATTATCGCGGAACGTTTTCGCGCCGATTTGTTTTATCGTTTGAATGTGTTTCCCCTATATTTACCGTCTTTACGCGAAAGAGGCAGCGATATTATACTCCTGGCAGATCATTTTATTTTGAAATACAGTAAGGAGATGGGCAAAAATGTTAAAAGAATCTCCACCGCGGCAATAGAAGTATTCTTATCCCATAAATGGCCGGGGAATGTGCGTGAACTGGAAAATTGCATTGAAAGAGCTGTATTATTATCCAAGACCGATACTATCGATTGTGCCCATCTGCCGCCCTCTTTGCAGGTTAAAGAAATTAAAGCGGAGAAAAAGGAACACAGCAAATTATCTTCTGTTGTTGAAGCTCAGGAAAGGTCTTTGATCATTGATACGCTCGAAGCAACTGGCGGCAATCAAACAAAGGCCGCAAAAATGTTGGGAACTACAAAGCGAATTATTCAATACAAAATTAATAAATTGGGAATTGATCCAAAATTTTTCCGTAAGAAGAGTAAAAACAACGACGATACTGAATAG
- a CDS encoding aspartate aminotransferase produces the protein MISKRAESFTSFIVMDIMAKTEELERKGEHVIHLEVGEPDFPTPKVITRTAIQALHNNKIRYTHALGLLELRQAICNFYLKEYGVNITPDQILVSTGTSPALLFAMLAILDHGDEVIISNPRYPCYQNFILAAGGKTKEVKTYPEDGFQYRPKDIKKKLSAKTKAILINSPSNPTGIVMTEEQLQSVAQFEKQYIISDEIYHGLVYKDRAHSILEFTDKAFVINGFSKLYAMTGWRLGYCIFPKEFSKVMQRIHQNFMISANGFIQWAGIAALTKAKKDVAKMVKTYDERRRYMLERLKDMGFVIHVEPTGAFYVFADARRFCLDSYREAFRITEQAKVGVSPGIDFGSGGEGFLRFSYANSLENIKEGLNRLERYLSK, from the coding sequence ATGATTTCAAAGAGAGCCGAGTCATTTACATCTTTCATTGTCATGGATATCATGGCGAAAACCGAGGAATTGGAGCGCAAAGGCGAACATGTTATCCATCTGGAAGTAGGCGAACCTGATTTCCCCACACCGAAAGTTATCACACGGACGGCAATCCAGGCTCTACACAATAACAAAATCCGCTATACTCATGCCCTTGGTCTTTTAGAACTAAGACAAGCCATCTGCAATTTCTACCTTAAAGAATATGGCGTTAATATTACGCCTGACCAGATATTGGTTTCTACGGGAACTTCACCTGCGCTGTTGTTCGCGATGCTGGCCATTTTAGATCATGGCGACGAGGTAATTATTTCCAACCCTCGTTACCCCTGCTATCAGAACTTTATTCTCGCGGCCGGCGGTAAAACTAAAGAAGTTAAAACTTACCCGGAAGACGGATTTCAGTACCGTCCTAAAGACATAAAAAAGAAACTATCTGCAAAAACAAAAGCTATCCTGATTAACTCGCCTTCCAATCCCACCGGCATTGTGATGACGGAGGAACAATTACAGAGTGTCGCGCAATTTGAAAAGCAGTATATTATTTCCGACGAAATTTATCATGGTCTCGTCTACAAAGATCGCGCTCATTCCATTTTGGAATTTACAGACAAAGCATTTGTCATTAACGGTTTTTCCAAACTATACGCGATGACCGGATGGCGTCTGGGCTACTGCATTTTTCCCAAAGAGTTTTCTAAAGTAATGCAGCGCATTCATCAGAATTTTATGATTTCTGCCAACGGTTTTATTCAATGGGCGGGAATTGCCGCATTAACCAAAGCTAAAAAAGATGTGGCTAAAATGGTCAAGACTTATGATGAACGCCGCCGGTACATGCTGGAGCGATTAAAGGACATGGGCTTTGTCATCCATGTCGAGCCGACCGGCGCTTTTTACGTATTCGCTGACGCACGGCGTTTTTGCTTAGATTCTTACAGAGAAGCTTTTCGTATTACCGAACAGGCAAAAGTCGGTGTCTCACCCGGCATTGATTTCGGCAGTGGCGGCGAAGGATTTTTGCGCTTCTCTTATGCCAATTCTCTGGAGAACATCAAAGAAGGCTTAAATCGCCTGGAACGCTATCTAAGCAAATAG
- a CDS encoding RNA helicase: MSFEKFELHAKIMACVQAAGYKVPTPVQLQSIPPIMEGRDVMGLAQTGTGKTAAFVLPILQRLMQGSHGYVRALIIAPTRELSEQTHKAIGQLGRRTNVRSASIYGGVNINGQINKLRNNVEIISACPGRLLDHIDRGTVDLSRVEVLVLDEADHMFDMGFLPDIRKIVKHLPAKRQTLLFSATMPEDIRSLANDLLINPVNIKIGNTAPVETVTHKFYPVQMDTKTALLKDILDKTEMDSVLVFTRTKSRAKSVALQLDKSGYKVTSLHGNLTQQKRQQSLDGFRDGRYEIMVATDIAARGIDVTRISHVINYDMPETTDAYTHRIGRTGRADKTGDAFTFVTGEDLGLAHSLKKVLGEKLEYQSVDGLTISMLVDRAPARRNSRGNGGKPNNGRKLFSPKSKMNSRPRQRSFDSSNRSQWAH, encoded by the coding sequence ATGAGTTTTGAGAAGTTTGAGTTACACGCGAAAATAATGGCCTGCGTGCAAGCGGCTGGCTATAAAGTACCAACACCAGTCCAATTACAATCAATCCCGCCGATTATGGAAGGCCGCGATGTTATGGGGCTTGCCCAGACCGGAACGGGAAAAACAGCAGCTTTTGTGTTACCGATTTTGCAACGTCTGATGCAGGGTTCACACGGTTATGTCCGCGCGTTGATTATTGCGCCGACACGAGAGTTAAGCGAACAGACCCATAAAGCTATCGGGCAACTGGGACGCAGAACGAATGTGCGCAGCGCTTCCATTTATGGCGGCGTAAATATCAATGGTCAAATCAATAAGCTGCGAAATAATGTAGAGATCATCTCCGCTTGTCCGGGCCGCTTGCTGGATCACATCGACCGCGGCACCGTGGATTTATCCAGGGTAGAAGTCCTGGTCCTCGATGAGGCTGATCATATGTTTGATATGGGCTTTCTTCCGGACATCAGAAAAATTGTGAAGCATCTTCCCGCAAAGCGTCAAACATTGCTGTTCTCCGCGACTATGCCCGAGGACATCCGCTCACTCGCCAATGATTTATTAATAAATCCGGTGAACATTAAAATCGGTAACACAGCACCGGTAGAGACTGTTACACATAAATTTTACCCGGTACAAATGGACACTAAAACAGCTCTGTTGAAAGATATTCTTGATAAAACAGAAATGGATTCCGTTCTGGTTTTTACAAGGACAAAATCGCGCGCCAAAAGCGTAGCCCTGCAGCTGGATAAATCGGGATATAAAGTCACTTCACTGCATGGAAACCTAACGCAGCAGAAACGCCAGCAATCTCTTGACGGATTCCGTGACGGCCGTTACGAAATAATGGTGGCAACCGATATCGCCGCCCGCGGCATTGATGTAACAAGAATTTCACATGTCATCAATTATGATATGCCGGAAACTACGGATGCCTATACTCACCGCATCGGCCGGACTGGACGCGCCGACAAAACGGGAGATGCCTTTACGTTTGTAACAGGAGAAGATCTTGGACTTGCCCACTCTCTGAAAAAAGTGCTGGGAGAAAAGCTTGAGTACCAAAGTGTTGACGGATTAACTATCAGCATGCTTGTTGACAGAGCTCCTGCACGCCGTAACAGCAGAGGTAATGGTGGAAAACCAAATAATGGCAGAAAGCTTTTTTCTCCCAAATCGAAAATGAACAGCAGGCCCAGGCAGCGTTCTTTTGATTCTTCAAACCGTAGTCAGTGGGCACACTAG